The following proteins come from a genomic window of Elusimicrobiota bacterium:
- a CDS encoding FHA domain-containing protein: protein MTKLVLKYNGAVVKELTVEKDAVAIGRHPDSDLVIDNPAVSGRHCRVVKENGAFFIEDLDSTNGTFLRGLEITKAPLRHQDEFAVAKHTVLFLDADAPAAPPVPAPVSTDATVIMTAPPAVPAPAPQAAGRVGCVKILMGGDPGEKPIPLTAFITYIGKSSQAQIKLKGMFQPDLAACVSKKPDGFYLTALKDKTVKLNGNPLMDQAQVPLQEGDLIDVGPLKMAYILMELG, encoded by the coding sequence ATGACCAAACTTGTTCTCAAATACAACGGAGCCGTGGTGAAGGAATTGACGGTGGAAAAAGACGCGGTGGCGATCGGCCGACACCCCGACAGCGACTTGGTCATCGACAACCCGGCGGTTTCGGGCCGCCACTGCCGCGTGGTGAAGGAAAACGGGGCTTTTTTTATCGAAGACCTCGACAGCACCAACGGGACTTTCCTGCGCGGATTGGAAATCACCAAGGCCCCCCTGCGCCATCAGGACGAATTCGCGGTGGCCAAACACACGGTTTTGTTCCTGGACGCCGACGCCCCGGCCGCGCCGCCGGTCCCCGCGCCGGTGTCCACCGACGCCACGGTGATCATGACGGCGCCCCCGGCCGTGCCGGCCCCCGCGCCGCAAGCGGCGGGGCGCGTCGGTTGCGTGAAGATTTTGATGGGGGGCGACCCGGGGGAAAAACCGATTCCTTTGACCGCGTTCATCACCTACATCGGGAAGTCCTCCCAGGCTCAAATCAAACTCAAGGGGATGTTTCAGCCCGATCTGGCGGCCTGCGTTTCCAAAAAACCCGACGGTTTTTATTTGACCGCCCTGAAAGACAAAACGGTGAAGCTGAACGGCAACCCACTGATGGACCAGGCCCAGGTGCCCCTGCAAGAGGGGGATCTGATTGATGTCGGGCCGCTTAAAATGGCTTATATATTGATGGAATTGGGGTAG
- a CDS encoding RIP metalloprotease: MISFMIGALGVVFAFGLVIFVHEFGHFIVAKKTGVKVDRFAFGLGPEMFGFQWGETRYCVAWIPLGGEVRMAGEMEPGAEPKADRDPREFFAKPWYKRVPIVLAGPAMNYVLAFGLFALVFFAYGNPRLSTDPMIGELADGFPARTAGLEPGDRVVAVDGAGVSTWASLAEKIHASPGKSLALTVDRSAGDARQTLTIAVIPRRDPVSGRGMIGVTPTTVFDPVGAVESLRLGGQQTVYWSLHTLDYLKERLLRREKPELSGPVGIASVISKSARSGLQDYIFLIAMISLGIGLFNLFPIPMLDGGHLMFFLYEGIFRRPAGRRVVVAANMVGLSVLLGILVFATYSDIQRLRSARSEPTPVATGEAK; the protein is encoded by the coding sequence ATGATTTCATTTATGATCGGTGCGTTGGGGGTGGTGTTCGCCTTCGGATTGGTGATTTTCGTTCACGAATTCGGCCACTTCATCGTGGCGAAAAAAACCGGCGTCAAGGTCGACCGGTTTGCCTTCGGCCTCGGCCCGGAAATGTTCGGCTTTCAGTGGGGGGAAACCCGTTATTGCGTGGCCTGGATCCCGCTCGGCGGTGAAGTGCGCATGGCCGGCGAAATGGAGCCCGGCGCCGAACCCAAGGCGGACCGGGACCCCCGCGAATTTTTCGCCAAGCCCTGGTACAAACGCGTCCCCATCGTTTTGGCGGGGCCGGCCATGAACTACGTCCTGGCGTTCGGCCTGTTCGCCCTGGTTTTCTTCGCCTACGGCAACCCGCGGTTGTCCACCGACCCTATGATCGGGGAATTGGCGGACGGTTTTCCCGCGCGGACGGCGGGCCTCGAACCGGGGGACCGCGTTGTCGCCGTCGACGGCGCCGGGGTGTCCACCTGGGCGAGCCTGGCGGAAAAAATCCACGCGAGCCCGGGAAAATCCCTCGCTTTGACCGTTGACCGCTCCGCCGGCGACGCGCGCCAGACCCTGACCATCGCGGTCATCCCGCGGCGCGATCCCGTGTCGGGCCGCGGGATGATCGGCGTCACTCCCACGACGGTTTTCGACCCGGTGGGGGCGGTCGAATCCCTCCGGTTGGGAGGTCAGCAGACGGTCTATTGGAGCCTGCACACCCTGGACTACTTGAAGGAGCGATTGTTGCGACGGGAAAAACCCGAACTCTCGGGCCCCGTGGGCATCGCGAGCGTGATCTCCAAATCGGCGCGCAGCGGTCTTCAAGACTACATCTTCCTGATCGCGATGATTTCCCTGGGGATCGGCCTCTTCAACCTCTTCCCGATTCCCATGCTCGACGGCGGCCATCTGATGTTTTTTCTCTACGAGGGGATTTTCCGCCGGCCCGCCGGCCGGCGGGTGGTGGTCGCGGCCAACATGGTCGGTCTGTCCGTCCTCCTCGGTATTCTGGTGTTCGCCACCTATTCCGACATTCAGCGCCTGCGCTCCGCCCGGAGCGAACCGACCCCCGTCGCGACGGGGGAGGCGAAATAA
- a CDS encoding cyclic nucleotide-binding domain-containing protein — translation MPFDDTLFIKRNVDILSFFTEGQIRAITQDADRQVFNKGQTVVFRGEINSNFNILKSGRAEVSVKSGGDTVILSTLGPGDFFGEMSLLESTPANATIRAVEDDTVVLMIPLDTFRAFLRQHPSLELALREKMAERRRQNAAATARAKPGASPAGQP, via the coding sequence ATGCCATTTGACGACACATTGTTCATCAAACGAAACGTCGACATCCTGTCCTTCTTCACGGAGGGCCAGATCCGCGCCATCACCCAGGACGCCGACCGGCAAGTGTTCAACAAAGGCCAAACCGTCGTGTTCCGCGGGGAAATCAACAGCAATTTCAATATTTTAAAGAGCGGTCGGGCCGAGGTGTCCGTGAAAAGCGGCGGGGACACCGTGATCCTGTCGACCCTGGGCCCGGGGGATTTCTTCGGGGAAATGTCGCTGTTGGAGTCCACCCCCGCCAACGCCACCATCCGCGCCGTGGAGGACGACACCGTCGTCCTCATGATCCCGCTGGACACCTTCCGCGCGTTTCTCCGTCAACACCCTTCCCTGGAGCTCGCGCTGCGCGAAAAAATGGCCGAGCGACGCCGTCAGAACGCCGCGGCCACCGCCCGTGCCAAACCCGGCGCCTCGCCGGCCGGCCAACCATGA
- a CDS encoding proline--tRNA ligase has protein sequence MRQSRTLLPTLKELPADADTASARLMLRSGMIRKVAAGLFEWLPVGLRALRKVERIVREEMNRAGGQEVWLPVVQPKDLWSESGRWQVYGREMLRFKDRKDTEFCLAPTAEEVITDLVRREIRSYRELPLLLYQFGTKFRDEIRPRFGVMRAREFYMKDAYSFHADETSAEAVYKDVFEAYKRVFTRCGLKFRPVEADTGAIGGNFSHEFMVLAATGEETIASCEACGYAANIERAEARPPAPASGETPAPIEEVATPALGAVADLSAFLKVPADRFIKTVFYVADGKPVVALVRGDLDLNEPKLQRALGAKLMFKAGEDVYRQTAGCAPGFAGPVGLVATTVADPSVMGLVNAVTGANKTDTHLKNVNPGRDFTPGRVADIRNVRENDPCPKCNHPLSFHKGIEVGHTFKLGTKYSQAMDAGFLTEKGAKTPFIMGCYGIGVSRVVAAAIEQSNDENGIVWPEALAPYDAAVLPLNTQEPRVMAVAEAIEKALEAEGWDVLLDDRDQRAGVKFKDADLLGLPFRVTVGEKKLALGMVEIKRRGAASAEDVPIDQAVARLREMRKGGATGR, from the coding sequence ATGCGCCAATCCCGAACGCTGTTGCCGACCCTGAAGGAGTTGCCCGCGGACGCGGACACGGCCTCCGCGCGGCTCATGTTGCGGTCGGGCATGATCCGCAAAGTGGCCGCGGGCCTCTTCGAATGGCTGCCCGTGGGGTTGCGCGCCCTGCGGAAGGTGGAGCGCATCGTGCGCGAGGAAATGAACCGCGCGGGGGGGCAGGAGGTCTGGTTGCCCGTGGTCCAGCCCAAGGATCTGTGGTCCGAATCCGGCCGGTGGCAGGTGTACGGCAGGGAAATGCTGCGATTCAAGGACCGCAAGGACACCGAATTCTGCCTCGCCCCGACGGCCGAAGAGGTGATCACCGATCTGGTGCGGCGGGAAATCCGCTCCTACCGGGAGTTGCCGTTGTTGTTGTATCAATTCGGCACCAAATTCCGGGATGAAATTCGCCCCCGGTTCGGGGTCATGCGCGCCCGCGAGTTTTACATGAAGGACGCCTACTCGTTTCACGCCGACGAAACCAGCGCCGAAGCGGTTTACAAAGACGTGTTCGAGGCCTACAAACGCGTTTTCACCCGTTGCGGGTTGAAATTCCGACCCGTGGAAGCCGACACCGGCGCCATCGGCGGCAATTTCTCCCACGAGTTTATGGTCTTGGCCGCCACCGGCGAGGAAACCATCGCTTCCTGCGAGGCCTGCGGGTACGCGGCGAACATCGAACGGGCGGAAGCCCGGCCCCCGGCCCCGGCGTCGGGGGAAACGCCCGCCCCGATCGAAGAAGTCGCCACTCCCGCCCTGGGCGCCGTGGCCGACCTGTCGGCTTTCCTCAAAGTCCCCGCGGACCGTTTCATCAAAACGGTGTTTTACGTGGCCGACGGGAAACCGGTGGTGGCCCTGGTGCGGGGGGATCTTGATTTGAACGAGCCCAAGCTCCAGCGCGCCCTCGGGGCCAAATTGATGTTCAAGGCGGGGGAGGACGTTTACCGTCAAACCGCCGGCTGCGCGCCGGGTTTCGCGGGGCCGGTGGGCCTGGTGGCGACCACGGTCGCTGATCCGAGCGTGATGGGGCTGGTGAACGCCGTGACCGGCGCCAACAAAACCGACACGCACCTAAAAAACGTTAACCCGGGCCGGGATTTCACCCCGGGTCGGGTGGCGGACATCCGAAACGTCCGGGAAAATGACCCTTGCCCAAAATGCAATCACCCGTTAAGCTTCCATAAGGGCATCGAGGTCGGCCACACGTTCAAACTGGGGACCAAATACTCTCAGGCCATGGACGCCGGGTTTTTAACGGAAAAAGGGGCCAAGACGCCGTTCATCATGGGTTGTTACGGCATCGGCGTGAGCCGGGTCGTGGCCGCGGCCATCGAGCAGTCGAACGACGAAAACGGCATCGTTTGGCCGGAGGCCCTGGCGCCCTACGACGCGGCGGTCCTGCCGCTCAACACACAGGAACCCCGGGTGATGGCGGTGGCCGAAGCGATCGAAAAAGCCTTGGAGGCCGAGGGGTGGGACGTCCTTCTGGACGACCGGGACCAACGGGCCGGGGTCAAATTTAAAGACGCGGACCTCCTGGGGCTTCCCTTCCGGGTGACGGTGGGGGAGAAAAAACTGGCCCTCGGGATGGTCGAGATCAAGCGGCGCGGGGCGGCTTCCGCCGAGGATGTGCCGATCGACCAAGCCGTGGCGCGGTTGCGGGAGATGCGAAAAGGCGGTGCGACGGGCCGCTGA
- a CDS encoding Stp1/IreP family PP2C-type Ser/Thr phosphatase — translation MTLALHGVTDVGRVRRNNQDAYGIDAAHGLIVVADGMGGHAAGEVASRLAVDTVVAEVTRGLDSGKIPWEGEAPLHLTEWQRLLISSIRIANQMIFSSAQENPDQKGMGTTIVAALFHGGRVTVANVGDSRLYLWRGERLSQWTRDHSFVAEQVERGLLTPAEAATAANQNILTRALGTGAEVDVDTQERKVDGADVFLLCTDGLTRMVPDADIAATLRDTADAAGMCERLVKAAVERGGRDNVTVAAARVTGSQWWERWKNCWSQRRTRRQP, via the coding sequence ATGACCTTGGCCCTGCACGGCGTCACCGACGTTGGCCGCGTCCGGCGCAACAATCAGGACGCCTACGGGATCGACGCCGCCCACGGGCTGATTGTGGTGGCCGACGGCATGGGCGGGCACGCGGCGGGCGAGGTGGCCAGCCGACTGGCGGTGGACACCGTGGTGGCGGAGGTGACGCGCGGCTTGGACAGCGGGAAGATCCCCTGGGAAGGGGAGGCGCCCCTTCATTTGACCGAATGGCAGCGGCTTTTGATATCCTCCATCCGAATCGCGAATCAAATGATTTTTAGTTCCGCCCAAGAAAACCCCGACCAAAAGGGCATGGGCACGACCATCGTGGCCGCTTTGTTCCACGGCGGGCGCGTGACGGTGGCCAACGTCGGGGACAGTCGGTTGTACCTCTGGCGGGGGGAACGCTTGTCGCAATGGACGCGGGATCATTCGTTCGTGGCGGAGCAGGTGGAGCGCGGCCTCCTGACCCCCGCCGAGGCCGCGACGGCCGCGAACCAAAACATTTTGACCCGCGCCCTCGGCACCGGCGCGGAGGTCGACGTGGACACGCAGGAACGGAAGGTGGATGGGGCGGATGTGTTCCTTTTGTGCACGGACGGTTTGACCCGCATGGTGCCGGACGCGGACATCGCGGCCACGCTGCGGGACACGGCGGACGCGGCCGGGATGTGCGAACGGCTGGTGAAAGCCGCGGTGGAGCGGGGCGGTCGGGACAACGTGACGGTGGCCGCCGCGCGGGTCACCGGGTCGCAGTGGTGGGAGCGGTGGAAAAATTGTTGGAGTCAGCGACGGACGAGGCGACAACCATGA
- a CDS encoding 1-deoxy-D-xylulose-5-phosphate reductoisomerase yields the protein MTKRLTILGSTGSIGVNALDVVQRLNRATPGAFRVRGLSAHGNVDRLKDQVRAFRPEEVVLGHAASAAHFADWARARKISLRVRSGVEGLEALAARPGTDLVLSAVVGAVGLTPLLAALRSGTDVALANKEALIVAGDLLMATARRAGARILPVDSEHSAMFQCLGGRTGPSAGVRRLILTASGGAFYRRNGSLRNVTVDEALAHPTWKMGKKITVDSATLTNKGLEAIEAHHLFGVPLDRIHIVIHPQSIVHSLVEFDDGSLLAQLSHPDMRLPIQYALTFPERRPTPVRPLALEEIRRLDFAEPEFRRFPCLTLALESGRRGGLRPAVFNAANETAVKAFLEGRVRFTAIPRVIDRTLRAWDKTPVQDGRTLASILAADAWGRDAARRMMEKEKP from the coding sequence ATGACCAAACGATTGACCATTTTGGGGTCCACCGGCTCCATCGGCGTCAACGCGCTGGATGTGGTTCAACGTTTGAACCGCGCGACCCCGGGGGCCTTCCGGGTGCGCGGGCTGTCGGCCCACGGCAACGTCGATCGACTGAAGGATCAGGTCCGCGCGTTCCGGCCCGAAGAGGTGGTCCTGGGCCACGCCGCGTCGGCGGCTCATTTTGCGGACTGGGCGCGGGCCCGGAAAATCTCTTTGCGGGTGAGGTCCGGCGTCGAAGGGCTTGAAGCCCTGGCCGCCCGCCCCGGGACCGACCTGGTCTTGTCGGCTGTTGTGGGCGCGGTGGGGTTGACCCCCCTGTTGGCCGCCCTGCGGAGTGGAACCGATGTGGCCCTGGCCAACAAGGAAGCGCTCATCGTGGCGGGGGACCTTTTGATGGCCACCGCCCGCCGCGCGGGCGCGCGGATCCTGCCCGTGGACAGCGAACATTCGGCGATGTTTCAATGTCTGGGCGGACGTACGGGCCCCAGCGCGGGCGTTCGCCGGTTGATTCTGACGGCGTCGGGCGGGGCGTTTTATCGTCGAAACGGATCCCTCCGCAACGTGACGGTGGATGAGGCCCTGGCCCACCCGACCTGGAAAATGGGAAAAAAAATCACGGTGGACTCGGCCACCTTGACCAACAAAGGGTTGGAAGCCATCGAGGCGCATCATTTGTTCGGCGTGCCCCTGGACCGGATCCACATCGTGATCCACCCGCAATCCATCGTGCACTCGCTGGTGGAATTTGACGATGGGTCTTTGTTGGCGCAACTGTCGCATCCCGACATGCGGTTGCCGATTCAATACGCCCTGACCTTCCCGGAGCGTCGGCCCACCCCGGTGCGGCCGCTGGCTTTGGAGGAAATCCGGCGCTTGGATTTCGCGGAACCCGAATTTCGCCGGTTCCCGTGCCTGACGTTGGCTTTGGAATCGGGCCGGCGGGGCGGATTGCGACCGGCGGTTTTTAACGCCGCCAACGAAACCGCGGTCAAGGCTTTTCTGGAGGGGCGTGTGCGCTTCACGGCCATTCCCCGGGTGATCGATCGGACGCTTCGGGCCTGGGACAAAACCCCGGTCCAAGACGGACGGACCTTGGCGTCGATCCTCGCGGCCGACGCCTGGGGACGGGACGCCGCCCGCCGGATGATGGAAAAGGAGAAACCATGA
- a CDS encoding CHASE2 domain-containing protein: MKRIDRTDLAVGVLLTGIAVLCAHWTPAFTEIPELKLYDLRHNLLPTPAPAENIRLVKIDDVSIQAEGRWPWPRNKIAELVRRIEDGKPRVIGLGIIFTDPDENQGLAAVQELRRDFEKLVDRQKKAFDALLSRAEKDVRYKKLVPRRWLDRMAEFDGSLMAVEEMLDADAQLAETLQDARNLVQPFSFDALNQTLLDESPDIAARMNEHALLQSQVTGDKKDAALTGHRPKIPLAEFIRGPRTLGHVQILPDADGTLRAEAVVMRYNGQYYPSMALEMARSALRLKDAEVRVDLGKSLLLGKTVFPLDERSRLLVRYPPTFEDDKHAVSAVDVLRDSAGFSRRIFKDKIVLVGLTDPLLAPRFATPASPLYPVTGVILAAVRSLLEGTPLRRPPWTSGVEMGVLVFIGVFVIFGLPQFRALGGAVATLVLVLAIAGGGVYLFLSRGWWIKIFLPLALLIFTYALLTLKRFFFTEKRKDLVEAQSAETNRMLGLSFQGQGLLDLAFEKFQKCPVDPEMQGVLYNLGLDFERKRQFTKALVVYEHIAKANPNFKDVKNKIKTAKQAGEGLLAAASLKSKPGGTVVLGAGDVKPTLGRYEIQKELGRGAMGIVYLGKDPKINRPVAIKTLRFEDDLDAETSKMFRERFFREAESAGTLNHPNIVRIYDAGEDGEISYIAMELLEGEDFKKCVEKANLLSLPRVHEDVALIADALDYAHANGVVHRDIKPANVMRLNDGTLRVTDFGIARLSGSSKTATGTVLGTPSYMSPEQLSGKKVDGRSDLFSLGVMLYEMLVGEKPFEGENIATLLFKIASEEPPDARLKRPDRVTPALWAVLTRAMAKDPDLRYQRGADMASDLRAALKTPDAPPPNSRAPQNPANESGRSALERTLSERNPGSVPEAHQ; encoded by the coding sequence ATGAAACGAATCGACCGCACCGACTTGGCGGTGGGGGTCTTGCTGACCGGAATCGCTGTGTTGTGCGCCCATTGGACCCCGGCTTTCACGGAAATCCCGGAATTGAAACTCTACGACTTGCGCCACAATTTGTTGCCCACGCCGGCCCCCGCCGAGAACATTCGTCTGGTGAAAATAGACGACGTGTCCATCCAGGCCGAGGGGCGCTGGCCGTGGCCCCGGAACAAGATCGCCGAGTTGGTTCGCCGCATCGAAGACGGGAAACCCCGGGTGATCGGGTTGGGAATCATCTTCACCGACCCGGATGAAAACCAGGGTTTGGCCGCCGTGCAGGAGTTGCGGCGGGACTTCGAAAAACTGGTGGATCGCCAGAAAAAAGCCTTTGACGCGTTGTTGTCCCGCGCGGAAAAAGATGTGCGCTACAAAAAATTGGTGCCGCGCCGATGGTTGGACCGGATGGCGGAGTTCGACGGCAGCCTGATGGCGGTGGAGGAAATGCTCGACGCCGACGCCCAACTGGCGGAAACCCTTCAGGACGCGCGGAATCTCGTTCAGCCCTTTTCTTTTGACGCCCTCAACCAAACGCTTCTGGACGAATCGCCGGACATCGCGGCCCGAATGAACGAACACGCCCTGTTGCAATCGCAAGTGACCGGGGACAAAAAAGACGCGGCCTTGACCGGGCACCGACCCAAAATCCCCCTGGCGGAATTCATTCGCGGGCCCCGGACGCTGGGTCATGTGCAAATCCTTCCCGACGCAGACGGGACCCTCCGCGCCGAGGCCGTGGTGATGCGTTACAACGGGCAATATTATCCCTCAATGGCGCTGGAAATGGCGCGTTCGGCTCTGCGCCTCAAGGACGCCGAGGTCCGCGTGGACCTTGGGAAATCCCTCCTCTTGGGAAAAACGGTTTTCCCTTTGGACGAGCGGAGTCGGCTGTTGGTCCGCTACCCGCCCACTTTTGAAGACGACAAGCACGCGGTGTCGGCCGTGGACGTCCTGCGCGATTCCGCGGGTTTTTCGAGACGGATATTCAAGGACAAAATCGTCCTGGTCGGTTTGACGGACCCCCTGCTGGCCCCGCGGTTCGCCACACCGGCCAGCCCGCTCTACCCGGTCACGGGCGTCATCCTCGCCGCGGTTCGCAGCTTGTTGGAGGGCACCCCCCTGCGGCGCCCCCCCTGGACTTCCGGGGTGGAAATGGGGGTCCTGGTTTTCATCGGGGTTTTCGTCATCTTCGGGCTTCCGCAGTTTCGGGCGCTCGGCGGGGCGGTCGCCACCTTGGTCCTCGTGCTGGCGATCGCCGGCGGCGGGGTTTACCTCTTTCTGAGTCGGGGGTGGTGGATCAAGATCTTCCTTCCCCTGGCCCTGCTGATCTTCACCTACGCCTTGCTTACGTTAAAGCGGTTCTTCTTCACCGAAAAACGCAAGGATCTGGTGGAAGCCCAGAGCGCGGAAACGAACCGCATGTTGGGGCTTTCGTTCCAGGGGCAAGGACTCCTGGACCTCGCTTTTGAAAAGTTTCAAAAATGCCCGGTGGACCCGGAGATGCAGGGCGTTCTTTACAACCTGGGATTGGATTTCGAACGCAAGCGGCAATTCACCAAGGCCCTCGTGGTGTACGAGCACATCGCCAAGGCGAACCCGAATTTCAAGGACGTGAAGAACAAAATCAAAACCGCGAAACAGGCGGGCGAAGGGCTCCTGGCCGCGGCGTCCCTCAAATCCAAACCCGGCGGCACCGTGGTGTTGGGGGCCGGGGACGTTAAGCCGACCCTGGGTCGCTACGAAATTCAAAAGGAACTCGGCCGCGGGGCCATGGGCATCGTTTACCTGGGAAAAGACCCCAAAATCAACCGGCCGGTGGCCATCAAAACACTGCGCTTCGAAGACGACCTGGACGCTGAAACGAGCAAAATGTTTCGGGAACGGTTTTTCCGCGAGGCCGAGTCCGCCGGCACGCTCAATCATCCCAACATTGTGCGGATTTACGACGCGGGGGAAGACGGCGAAATCTCCTACATCGCCATGGAACTCTTGGAGGGGGAGGATTTTAAAAAATGCGTGGAGAAAGCGAACCTCCTTTCCCTGCCCCGGGTCCACGAAGACGTGGCCCTCATCGCCGACGCGCTCGACTACGCCCACGCCAACGGGGTCGTCCACCGCGACATCAAACCCGCCAACGTCATGCGGTTGAACGACGGGACCTTGCGGGTGACGGATTTCGGCATCGCGCGGTTGAGCGGCTCCTCCAAAACGGCCACCGGCACGGTGCTGGGCACGCCCAGTTACATGTCGCCCGAACAACTGTCGGGGAAAAAAGTGGACGGGCGGTCGGACCTCTTTTCATTGGGGGTCATGCTCTACGAAATGTTGGTGGGCGAAAAACCGTTCGAGGGGGAAAATATCGCGACGTTGTTGTTTAAAATCGCCAGCGAAGAGCCGCCCGACGCCCGTTTAAAGCGGCCGGACCGCGTGACCCCGGCCCTCTGGGCGGTGTTGACGCGCGCCATGGCCAAAGACCCGGATCTGCGGTATCAACGCGGGGCGGACATGGCGAGCGACTTGCGGGCAGCGCTGAAAACTCCGGACGCGCCGCCCCCGAACAGCCGGGCGCCCCAAAATCCGGCGAACGAGAGCGGACGTTCGGCCCTGGAACGCACCCTCTCGGAGAGAAACCCCGGCTCTGTCCCGGAGGCCCATCAATGA
- a CDS encoding ribosome maturation factor RimP, whose translation MGVAEDIEARALPLLREAGIELVELQYRREGAGWVLRFVLDKSGGIGLSDCAEWSHRLGEWVEGSGLIVHDYNLEVSSPGLNRPLKKREDFERFAGIEAIVKTFAPINNQRNFHGRIEKIEGEDLILLDRTNGLVRVPLAGIASAKLDPPITLDDRTKGN comes from the coding sequence ATGGGTGTGGCCGAGGACATCGAAGCCCGCGCCTTGCCGCTGTTGCGGGAAGCGGGGATCGAATTGGTGGAACTCCAGTACCGCCGGGAAGGCGCCGGTTGGGTGTTGCGGTTTGTCCTGGACAAGAGCGGCGGCATCGGCCTGTCCGATTGCGCCGAATGGAGTCACCGCCTGGGCGAATGGGTCGAAGGCTCGGGCCTCATCGTCCACGACTACAACCTGGAGGTCTCCTCCCCGGGGCTCAACAGGCCCCTCAAAAAGCGGGAGGACTTCGAGCGGTTCGCCGGCATCGAGGCCATCGTGAAAACCTTCGCGCCGATCAACAACCAGCGCAATTTTCACGGGCGGATCGAAAAGATCGAAGGCGAAGATTTGATTTTGTTGGATCGAACCAACGGCTTGGTCCGGGTGCCCCTGGCGGGCATCGCTTCGGCGAAACTGGACCCGCCGATCACCCTAGACGACAGAACGAAGGGGAACTGA
- a CDS encoding phosphatidate cytidylyltransferase, producing MVLPRVLTAVVLAPLFLWLLFLGQLPFAAFVWFLAALALWEFHRMGELGGHATQGVWGILGGLVVVTALTFPGVRPEAPWRAQAPAFATMAVTFLWMARELARRDKGVSVLRLAMSAAGLLFVALPLGFLTLLRELRGDSAEFFHVGRDAAVLLVALIWAQDTAAWAVGMAFGRHRLAPAVSPKKSWEGAAGGLVAAVAVSLFLREAWLRPLFGRGEVILLAVVLGVLAQVSDLAESLLKRCLGVKDSSALLPGHGGVLDRFDSFLFTAPFFYYYMISLGKGA from the coding sequence ATGGTGCTGCCGCGCGTTTTGACGGCGGTGGTGTTGGCTCCTTTGTTCCTGTGGCTCCTGTTTTTGGGCCAACTGCCCTTCGCCGCCTTCGTCTGGTTCCTGGCGGCCTTGGCGCTTTGGGAGTTCCACCGCATGGGGGAGCTCGGGGGGCACGCCACGCAGGGGGTGTGGGGCATCCTGGGGGGGCTCGTCGTGGTGACCGCCTTGACGTTCCCCGGCGTGCGTCCGGAGGCGCCCTGGCGCGCCCAGGCCCCGGCCTTCGCCACGATGGCCGTGACTTTTCTGTGGATGGCGCGGGAATTGGCGCGCCGCGACAAGGGCGTCTCCGTCCTTCGGCTCGCCATGTCGGCGGCGGGGCTTCTCTTTGTGGCGCTGCCTCTCGGTTTTTTGACGCTGTTGCGCGAACTGCGGGGCGATTCAGCCGAATTCTTTCATGTGGGGCGGGACGCCGCGGTGCTGCTCGTGGCTCTTATCTGGGCCCAGGACACGGCGGCCTGGGCCGTTGGCATGGCCTTCGGCCGCCACCGGCTGGCGCCGGCGGTGAGCCCTAAAAAATCCTGGGAGGGCGCGGCGGGCGGGCTGGTGGCCGCCGTGGCGGTTTCGCTCTTTTTGCGGGAAGCCTGGTTGCGGCCCTTGTTCGGCCGGGGGGAAGTGATCCTCTTGGCCGTGGTCCTGGGGGTCTTGGCCCAGGTGTCGGATTTGGCGGAGTCCCTTCTCAAGCGGTGTCTCGGGGTCAAGGATTCTTCGGCCCTGCTGCCCGGCCACGGCGGGGTTTTGGATCGGTTTGATTCGTTCCTTTTCACCGCACCGTTTTTTTACTACTACATGATCTCCCTGGGCAAAGGGGCATGA